The Oncorhynchus tshawytscha isolate Ot180627B linkage group LG27, Otsh_v2.0, whole genome shotgun sequence genome includes the window GAAAAGCCCCCTTACCTTTGCCAATCCAGCCCCAGTCATCCCCCCCACTATCTGTGAGAGTATATATGGCCCCAGTAGGATGACGTCCAGTCCTCCACTgacgcacacactcacagacacagctGGGTTGAAGTGGCCACCACTGAATTCAGACAGAATAACATGTTTAGTACTTGCTACTGATACTCATGCATTAGGAAAATCACACTGATAAAAGAGATTAATATACTTGTTATAACTAGAGCCCTGCCGATATGTTTTTTGTGGTCCGATACTGATTCCGACTTACTAAACTTACATAAATATGTGATATATGTGGCGATATACTGTTTTACAGCGGGGAATTAAAAAGTGTAATTTTCCACACTGAATTATCATAAATTGGCATCCAAAAGAGTAATTGTCCAATAAATATGCTTCAAATGTTGATTTCatacattgtaacaataatgaCACATCATAAGAATGGCCACAAGGGTTCAGATCAGCATGAGATTCCCTTTTCATCCTATTTATTGAATATCGGTTATTGGTTGAGTTAttgctgatactgatactgataaagCAGTAAAAGGGCCAATATCAGCCAATAATACCGATATATTGGTCAGACTCTAGTTATAGTAAATCTCAATTCATGAGAACATGACAAAAACATAGTCAAACTTTCTGACCTCAGAGTGAGATGTTACCAGGTGCCAGCATGTCCTTACCTGATCTCTCCCAGTACAGCGATAACAATTGCCAGCGCCAGCCCATGAGCCAGAGCGGGCTGGATGCTCCCCGGAACGCCGGCATTCTCAATAACAGACCCGCATCCCACGAAGATGAAGAGAGTGCATCCTAACACCTCAGCCAAGCACGGCTGGATAAATCTCTCAAAGGTGGTGACTATTTTCCTGGAGTTGATTACCCCTGAACCTGGCCCTGAGTCCCCAGTGTCAGTCCCAGCCACGGTGAAGAGCTCCGTCTTTGACTCTATCACAGACATATTGCTGACTACTGCTGCTCACTGTGTCacttacacctgctctgtcaacTGTTCAGCCAGAGTGTGACACACGCACTGATAAGAGTGCAGACACGACCGTCACATTAGGGTGGTCTCGGGATATGCGTGGGAGTATCGCCACAACGCCACCTCCCTTTGCTATGATAGCATGTTTTGGCACACATCCCCATATGTCCATAGTATTTAGCTGTAGCAGAAGTGGTTATTGTAGTGCATGACAGACTGATGATGGAATGCCTTACCAGTCGTACGTGCTATACAATGTGTGATATACATTTTTTTGGAGCTCCCTTGTCCCCATACTCCATAGTAGTTGCCACACAAGATTGCCTTGTGATCCCAGATGTCAGGGCACCTTTAGGGAGATATGGTGTGAACTCAGGAAAAGTTGGAAATAAATCTTTATTTTCACACATTGTATAGCCCGTACCAACTGGTAAGTAGGGTTGGATGGTATCCATATTTTCATATCGTCACACTGTCTTTGCTCATCCCGGGATTAATGGTATTATAATTTTAGTACACAAGGGGGGCGCTAAAAACGCAAAAAGCCCATTGGGTGTCTATTACCAGTATactaacaaaattagcacaagtaATTGCGAATTGCCATAGAGGCTGCAATCCATCTGTGacaatgtgacaggtgaaatgaagaacacaATGCTTTATCTGCTAaggtattgcacaagttgactgcaggtatttacttaaaaagtatcTACAAATATGAATATTTATTGAAAAACGTTTCCAAATACCCCTGTATACGGTATACTGCCCGAGCCTACTGGTAAGGCCATTCCAGATTATAGATTTGCTATCAGTGATGGGAAAAGTTTAATCAGAAATAGGAAAACCAGTGGGCTGGTATAAATTGTTTTCAGGATAAAGGATTTCACCAATAGCGTCATTGTGCAAAAGAGTACGctgcatcatctggatatgtgtgcaacaaaagttcaacattcaccttctgctgcCATTTCCGTCAGGCCATTTACACATAGTTTGACACATACAGTTTGACCCATTCGTTCGATAAATCCAacatatgcaccacacagaacgcactttaagatgactgtacaaccatcaagatgaattgcCAGATCAAAAAGCAGATCCCTTTGTTTCTTGGTACCTAGAACTAGCAACTATGTTTTGTCCGGGTTTAAACGTAAACatttgccaccatccacttccttatgtctgaaacacaggcttccagggttggcaattttgggccttcaccatgtttcatcgaaatgtacagatgtgtgtcatccacatagcattGAAAGTAgacattgtgtttccgaatgacatcaccaagagttagaatatacactgtatagtgaaaacaatagtggtcctaaaacagaaccttgaggaacacagaTGTTTATACATGTTACGAAACTTATCCCCCTAATGTTGATGTActttatgtctaggggtcttatGTTTAGTTAACTGGTCTGTAACCTGATTTAAGGAGTGCATCAATGTGAAATATCAGCATATGAGGACTGTGTTGAATGTACATGTGCCCAGGAAACGGCCAATTTACCAGGGTCCAGGCACAGCTCCTTCTTGACCTCTTGGTCGGCCAGCCAAGCGGATTATTATTTGTTCAGATGGTGActaaaataaatatacaaaaaataaaaCTACAAACATGCATGCCCAAACTAAAGAATATACAAAAAATAAAACTGCAAACAGGCatgcccaaactaaagactcaaaACATCTGCGACACTGACTGATGATCACCTAATTTCCTGCACCTAAGCataagacccctagacataaaaTGTTTGTCTGCGCTACAGATGGCTATATtggtccgctaatacaggactagtaaaggcccagggCACTACTTTTTGGAAATCTTGTAAATATCTTttggaatatatttttttattaatatacagtaccagtcaaaagtttggacatacctagcaattcaagggtttttctttatttttactattttttacattgtagaataatagtgaagacatcacaactatgaaataacacatggaatcatgtagaaaccaaaaaagtgttaaagaaatcaaaatctattttacatAATTCAAAGtagccttcatgacagctttgcactcttggcattctctcaatcagcttcatgaagTCACCTAGAATTCTATTATCAGGTGTGCCTTGGTAaaagtaaatttgtggaatttctttccttcttaatgagtttgagccaatcagttgtgacaaggtaggggtggtatacagaagatagccttatttggtaaaagaccaagtccatattatggcaagaacagctcaaataagcaaaataaTGCAAAGACTGTGCAAGTGGTGTGTATTTTTACTAGGCACTATAATTCAGTGTTATAAACATCTCTCTAGCCTTACCATGTCTTCAGTGCTCTAGTGCTGCTATCTCTATCTCAGTGTACACAAGGTCATATTGGGTTAATGTTTCTCTGTAAAAACACAGGTCTGACCATCAGGACACAGTTCACAGAGGGCGACAGGCGAAACTCAAACATTTCCTTTCTGTGCCCTGTAACTCTAATGTGTCATCCATGTGGAAATGACATTGGACTTTCATGGTATCAAATGTACAGTTTGTAGACCACATGATGGTGGTCAGGTTTTCATACACAAATATTAAACACCTTATTCAACTGCCATAGACGTGCATTGTCATTTCATTGGTACTGTGGTATCACTTGCGAGGACTTGAAATTGCTCTGCTGAGTGAAAATGCCCTGTTTATTTCTTTCAGACAAGAATCCTAGTTACATGCAAATGTATCTATTGCTACTGTAAATCCAGCAATTGAATCAAACAGATCTGTTAAAGTGCATCCAAAGTATTAACTCCTAATTTCTATACATAAGAAAATATCTGTCTTAGCAATACATttctaaataaacaaaatatttcAGTTCACAACACAATGGCACATTAAAtacttgacaaataaaaataaatcttcCTTTTACTTTTCTCTAACATCCAGCAAACCTGCTTTATGTTGTCTGAATGAACATTAAAAACAGACAGTGCAGAGCAGACAGATGGATAAAATGAAACGAAGGCTAGGGCTTATGTCCTTAAGCTACCAGTGTCTTGTcattcatacagtgcattcggaaagtattcacaccccttggacattttccacattttgttacattacacccttattctaaaatcaaaaaatcccccctcatcaatctacacacaataccgcataatgacaaagcaaaaacagtttttatttGAAATATGCTAATTTATTCCcccaaaaactgaaatatcacatttacataagtatccagaccatttactcagtactttgttaaagtacctttggcagcgattacagccttgagtcttcttgggtatgacgctacaagcttggcacacctgtatttggggagtttctcccattcttttctgcagatcctctcaagccctgttaGGTtaggcacagctattttcaggtctctccagagatgttcgatcgggttcaagtccgggccactcaaggatattcaaagacttgtcccgaagccactagcGCGTTGTCTTCTTGGAAGATGAACctccaccccagtctgaggtcttgagcaggTTCAAGTCCATaacgaagggtctgaatacttatgtcaataaggtatctgttttttataaatttgaaaacatttctaaaaacatgtttttgctttgtcattatggggtattgtgcgtagattgatgaggaaaaaaatgtatgtaatcaattttagaataaggctttaacataacaaaatgtggaaaatgtcattgggtctgaatactttccgaatgcactgtatcacacTTCCAGCAGAAACATCCCTTCTCTTCACAAAAGCATGTTGGGAGACAGTGGTTGCTCTTATGGGATGCAACGGAAACACATTCAGTAGAATTCTGCTGATGCCATGCATTTCCCACAGAGCAGACAAGGCTTGAGTCTGATGTGAAGGTGTTGTTGggttttttctctcctctcttgatAGTGTTGGTCATGGCACAGAGAAAGAGGCTTAAGACAAGACAGTCCAGGTTCAGAAAGCAACTTGTGAGACTCCTGGAACAAGCAGACAATAGTGTCATTGGTCACCTTGTCATGAACAGCGATAGAAATAAAACAATGTTCTGTATCCAAATGTACAGACTTACAAAtaatgtgtatgtgactaatctAACCCATATGTACCTGCTTGAACTTGTCCTTGGTGGCCCAGCAGATACTGAGTGTTGGAGAAGCTGCTGCAGAAGTTCCTTTTCATCCAGAAACTCCAGATGCTCTATTCTCTATAAACAAAGGTGGAGAAACATATTAGAGCTAAACTTCGTGAAAACGGAGGAATAACATGAGATGTACCATTTGCCTACTGTATGTAACGGACTTTGTTTTACCTTGCCCCGTCATCCTGAGGTATAACACTGTACACAGTCATCATATCCAGAGCATCTACATTCTCCCAGCCCGTCTTTAGGAAGTGCACTTTCTACTAATGCAAACATGTTCCACTTCAGGGAATGTCTTGCACAAAATCAACACTTGGGATTTGTCGTTTAATTGTCATGATTTAGTACTCATACTGGCAGTAAATGAAATAATGTTTTCACATTATTTAGCTTGAAAAGCTGGTGAATGGCAGGTTCAATAGCTGCTTCCTGGGCTTAAATGAGAGTCGCCATATCAACGTCTCCGGTAAGGCCCAGATTCTAGTTCAGTGTTTGGGGTGACATTTGATCAATTTCCAATATTTAATATTTCCAAGCAAAGGATAATAATGAGTGAAAAATGTtacagaggcaggtagcctagcggttaagagcattgggccagtaaacgaaaggtcgctggttcgaattgCCGAGcggactaggtgaaaaatctgtcgatgtgcccttgaacaaggcacgtGACACTAAATGTTCCTGTaagttgttctggataagagcatctgctaaatgactacaatgtaaaCTTTCTAAAGCAAGCAAACCTCTTGACTAAGTGACTTCATAAGTCTTCGGCCCTGAGACCGTGGTTTGGTTTCAGACTGTGAGAAATCAGGAGACTGACGCAGCTGTTGTAAACACAGATTTGGGATCTCCTAATCAGAACAGTGTTCCTCAGCATTTGCGTCACAATGTGTACCTTATCTAACCATGCCCCATTATCAGTGCTTCCTTTATATTTATCTGTAACGTCCCTTCAGATCTATCAAAAAGGTGTGTTGTTGTAAGGCTGTTGTATAATTGCTAGAGGGTTGAGGGTACTGTACTTGGGATTCCAATGACTGACATTCATTTTCATCTTAATTTCGTCAAAATCTCTGACATAACACCACATCCATAGAGCCTTCGGCACAAGTGGAGGCCATTTCAGAAGACACTTGAATCCACAGAGAACTCATTCTAACGTAGTCGAGGCTTGGGTGGTGGACCAGACCTCACAGGAAGCCGTGAATATATGCACTTAAACAGTATGAATACAATTCTTGTAAACGGAACAGGGCTTTCCAAGTCTCATAGGCTGAGATCAAAGTAGATGGGGTTCTTTGACACACAGATGAAAAACAATGGAAAATCAAAGAGCACccaagtacagttgaagttggaagtttacatacacttaggttggagtcattaaaacttgtttttcaaccactccacaaatttcttgttaacaagctatagttttggcaagtcggttaggacatctactttgtgcatgacacaagtaattttcccaacaattgtttacagattatttcacatataattcactgtatcacaattccagtgggtcagaagtttacatacactaagttgact containing:
- the LOC112258922 gene encoding aquaporin-8, producing MSVIESKTELFTVAGTDTGDSGPGSGVINSRKIVTTFERFIQPCLAEVLGCTLFIFVGCGSVIENAGVPGSIQPALAHGLALAIVIAVLGEISGGHFNPAVSVSVCVSGGLDVILLGPYILSQIVGGMTGAGLAKAVYSIISYDSAAGGAFNVVKTSGNIGSAAVAEMVMTLFLSLVVCMGAVNGRTRTPLAPLCIGLTVTANILAGGSVSGGCMNPARAFGPAVMANYWEYHWIYWVGPVAGALITGSLVRLLFGDQKTRLVLK